A region from the Biomphalaria glabrata chromosome 14, xgBioGlab47.1, whole genome shotgun sequence genome encodes:
- the LOC106064736 gene encoding uncharacterized protein LOC106064736 isoform X1, protein MYINMNLRIHIFLIILKYFKYLETINIQCQIGEERKNASILIQWNQTQSQRDFFVLYKVNKFNHEIETVHCDLIDLCGTLSNQFGSVSAHFHTIDTVVVTFNIVSREHEGEWRVKLKSLTKMTLNDSCHFTTFARPDDVRCTFESHKTDNLTKVTCSAVRIYPKHRCAIYHYTIGNDSLELQRISYIHVKHEGEPVYYTSTCTLYFDYSSFPMPEYNFTVTMYPDVTMTENDQRLGKNKSLTLLKDNEDEKYLGRDINTESSTEHKEKSRSKIAGWTTSTRDRVGSSLVLYEEFQLTRKSGEAWLLEMSKHP, encoded by the exons ATGTATATAAACATGAATCTCAGGATACACATTTTTCTCATAAttctaaagtattttaaatatttgg AAACTATTAACATTCAGTGTCAAATtggagaagaaagaaaaaacgccAGCATTTTAATACAATGGAACCAAACCCAATCTCAAAGAGACTTTTTCGTTCTTTATAAGGTTAATAAATTCAACCACGAGATAGAAACTGTACACTGTGATTTGATTGACTTATGTGGCACTTTAAGTAATCAATTTGGTTCTGTAAGTGCACATTTTCACACTATTGACACAGTTGTAGTAACGTTTAATATAGTTTCTAGAGAGCATGAAGGTGAATGGAGAGTCAAATTAAAAAGCTTAACAAAGATGACGTTAAATGATTCATGTCATTTTACAACTTTCG CAAGACCTGACGATGTTCGCTGCACATTTGAGTCTCATAAGACCGACAACTTAACTAAAGTTACATGCTCAGCTGTTAGAATTTACCCAAAGCACAGATGTGCAATTTATCACTATACTATAGGT AACGATAGTTTGGAGTTACAGAGAATATCCTATATACATGTGAAACATGAAGGAGAGCCAGTCTACTATACATCAACTTGTACGCTCTATTTTGACTACTCTTCCTTCCCAATGCCAGAGTATAATTTTACAGTGACTATGTATCCTGACGTAACAATGACTGAAAATGATCAACGTCTTGGTAAAAATAAAAGTCTAACACTTCTAAAAG ATAATGAAGATGAAAAATACTTAGGCAGAGACATAAATACAGAATCTAGCACTG AGCACAAAGAAAAGAGTCGTTCCAAGATAGCTGGATGGACAACGTCAACAAGAGACCGTGTAGGCTCGTCTTTGGTATTATACGAAGAATTTCAGCTGACTCGGAAAAGTGGAGAGGCTTGGTTACTCGAAATGTCAAAGCACCCTTAG
- the LOC106064736 gene encoding uncharacterized protein LOC106064736 isoform X2: MYINMNLRIHIFLIILKYFKYLETINIQCQIGEERKNASILIQWNQTQSQRDFFVLYKVNKFNHEIETVHCDLIDLCGTLSNQFGSVSAHFHTIDTVVVTFNIVSREHEGEWRVKLKSLTKMTLNDSCHFTTFARPDDVRCTFESHKTDNLTKVTCSAVRIYPKHRCAIYHYTIGNDSLELQRISYIHVKHEGEPVYYTSTCTLYFDYSSFPMPEYNFTVTMYPDVTMTENDQRLGKNKSLTLLKDNEDEKYLGRDINTESSTGLSFLITL; encoded by the exons ATGTATATAAACATGAATCTCAGGATACACATTTTTCTCATAAttctaaagtattttaaatatttgg AAACTATTAACATTCAGTGTCAAATtggagaagaaagaaaaaacgccAGCATTTTAATACAATGGAACCAAACCCAATCTCAAAGAGACTTTTTCGTTCTTTATAAGGTTAATAAATTCAACCACGAGATAGAAACTGTACACTGTGATTTGATTGACTTATGTGGCACTTTAAGTAATCAATTTGGTTCTGTAAGTGCACATTTTCACACTATTGACACAGTTGTAGTAACGTTTAATATAGTTTCTAGAGAGCATGAAGGTGAATGGAGAGTCAAATTAAAAAGCTTAACAAAGATGACGTTAAATGATTCATGTCATTTTACAACTTTCG CAAGACCTGACGATGTTCGCTGCACATTTGAGTCTCATAAGACCGACAACTTAACTAAAGTTACATGCTCAGCTGTTAGAATTTACCCAAAGCACAGATGTGCAATTTATCACTATACTATAGGT AACGATAGTTTGGAGTTACAGAGAATATCCTATATACATGTGAAACATGAAGGAGAGCCAGTCTACTATACATCAACTTGTACGCTCTATTTTGACTACTCTTCCTTCCCAATGCCAGAGTATAATTTTACAGTGACTATGTATCCTGACGTAACAATGACTGAAAATGATCAACGTCTTGGTAAAAATAAAAGTCTAACACTTCTAAAAG ATAATGAAGATGAAAAATACTTAGGCAGAGACATAAATACAGAATCTAGCACTG GGTTGAGCTTTTTAATCACATTGTAA